The Acidobacteriota bacterium genomic sequence GATGGAATATGATGAACGTGGAAACCAAACGGCAATGATCAATGCTCTGGGGGAAATTACCCGATGGGAATATGACCAGTTTGGGCAAGTGGTGAGTATGACGGATGGACTTGGGCACACCTCACGAATGGAATATGACCAATATGGCAATGTGATTGCGCAAGTTGACCCACTTGGAAATCGAACAACCTTTGAATTCAACCAGTTAGGATGGCAACAGGTGGTAGTTGACCCCGAAGACCGTCGAAAGGAAGTGACGTTTGACAAAATTGGGCGGGTCATTATCTATAAGGATTCAAACAATACTGAGATGCAATTTACCTATAATGAAAACGATCTACTGATAAGTAGAACTGATGCTCTAAACCGGACATGGCGAATGGAATATGACATAAAAAACCGATTGGTTAAAGAAATTGACCCTTTGGGCAGGGAAATCCAATCGGAATTCAATTTGAAAGATGAGCAAATTTCTGTTGTTTCTCCATCAGGAAGAACTACTCGTTACACCTATGACCTGAGAGGATCAAAGGAAACAATCACTGATCCTGAAGGGAATACAGTACAATATATCTATAATACTGATCAGCATTTGATGGCAGTGATTGACCAGCGAGGGAACTCTGTTCGGTTCAACCATGATGACTTAAACCGGTTAAGCGGGATCATTGACCCACTCGGAAAAGTGACTTGGATGGAATACGATGTTCAGGGAAACAAAACTTTGGAAGTGGATCGGTTGGGACGACGAACCGTTCTGGAATATGATCTACTCAATCGCCCCTCGAAGATTATGTATCCAGATGCGGAGGTCCTGTGGATTTATGATGCAGCAGGCAGACAGACGAACGTGACAGATACTCAGGGTGGACACATTGTCTGGAACTACGACGACGCCAATCGATTGATTTCTGAAATAACTCAGGTTGAAGGAGTCACATATCAGTACAATAAAGCTGGAGATCGAACCCGACTCACTGTGCCGGGGCAAGCTCCGATCACCTATGAGTATGATTCGGCTGGAAGAGTGCAAATCCTCCGACAAGGTGCGGATACCTTCACCTTTGCGTATGATGTTCTCTCAAGAACTATGAGCTTCAATCGACCAAATGGAGTCCGCACCAGCTACATCTATGATGAAGTCGACCGGTTGAAACGAATAACCCATACTGATGTTCAGAATCAACCGATTGAGGATTTTCAATTTGCCTACACTCTCGATGACGAAATTGCGGCCTGGACCTCCTTGTTTTCTCCGATAGGGTTACCGGAGGAAAAGACCCTGAGCCCGGCGGATGCCGCCAATCGAATTCAGCAATCAGGGTTGCCGAGGTTTGACTTTGATATGCTCGGCCAACCTATCACCAAAACCGACCTCACCGGAACCACGCGTTATGAATGGAACTCCCGTAGCAGGTTGACCAAAGTCACTCTTTCTAACGGTCAACAGGTGGAATATCGCTATGACGCGCTTGGCCGACGGATTGAGCGAACCGTTGGGAGCACATCTACCAAGTTTGTCTATGATGGACAAGATGTTGTTCAAGACCAAGTCAATGGCAACCCAGTGAACTATTTGAATGGGCTCGGAATGGATCAAAAATTAAGCCAATCCAGTACCCATGGGAAGTTCTTCCTTATCCCCGATCATTTGGGCAGCACCGTTGCTTTGACGGATACCAGCGGAAAGACCCTGGAACAAATGAGTTATGAGGCATTTGGACAAAGTACTGACAACAATCAATTGACACGTTATCTCTATACCGGACGCGAAGAGGATCATCTTACAAAACTGATTTACTACCGGGCAAGATGGTACGATCCGTACCAAGGCAGATTTCTTACTGAGGATTTTCTAAAATATAAGGGTGGGACGAATCTTAACCTCTACCTTTATGTGTCAAATTCAGCAATCAATCTGGTAGATCCATTGGGTCTTGAAGAAAGATGGCCCCATCTCAGGAATTGTATTGGGTATGCTCTTGGCGCTGGTTGCGCAGTTGCCCCAAGTGGTGGATATGAATCCCTTGAGCAATGGTTGTGGTGGAATTATGGGTATCGCTGTCATTTTACCCGACCAAAAGAGTCTTGTAACTGCCTTTGTGGTGCAAAAGGAAGATTCTTGCTTTATATATACAAATATTTTGGGAAGGGTCATCCATTCTATGACAAATGGGATTATGGCTACGACAATCCTAAT encodes the following:
- a CDS encoding RHS repeat protein → MIETTDELGQVRRVEREIGTNLPMATIGANGAMENQQVYDSRGNTTEMTDELGHSNRMEYEPVFNNPTKMVDKLGHETRMEYDERGNQTAMINALGEITRWEYDQFGQVVSMTDGLGHTSRMEYDQYGNVIAQVDPLGNRTTFEFNQLGWQQVVVDPEDRRKEVTFDKIGRVIIYKDSNNTEMQFTYNENDLLISRTDALNRTWRMEYDIKNRLVKEIDPLGREIQSEFNLKDEQISVVSPSGRTTRYTYDLRGSKETITDPEGNTVQYIYNTDQHLMAVIDQRGNSVRFNHDDLNRLSGIIDPLGKVTWMEYDVQGNKTLEVDRLGRRTVLEYDLLNRPSKIMYPDAEVLWIYDAAGRQTNVTDTQGGHIVWNYDDANRLISEITQVEGVTYQYNKAGDRTRLTVPGQAPITYEYDSAGRVQILRQGADTFTFAYDVLSRTMSFNRPNGVRTSYIYDEVDRLKRITHTDVQNQPIEDFQFAYTLDDEIAAWTSLFSPIGLPEEKTLSPADAANRIQQSGLPRFDFDMLGQPITKTDLTGTTRYEWNSRSRLTKVTLSNGQQVEYRYDALGRRIERTVGSTSTKFVYDGQDVVQDQVNGNPVNYLNGLGMDQKLSQSSTHGKFFLIPDHLGSTVALTDTSGKTLEQMSYEAFGQSTDNNQLTRYLYTGREEDHLTKLIYYRARWYDPYQGRFLTEDFLKYKGGTNLNLYLYVSNSAINLVDPLGLEERWPHLRNCIGYALGAGCAVAPSGGYESLEQWLWWNYGYRCHFTRPKESCNCLCGAKGRFLLYIYKYFGKGHPFYDKWDYGYDNPNIPDSSDYHAIKATFPTGHTTWSYLKNAQPSEFPKLTPNPYDPDSLWFEWGFKEVPRQRYCCCKYK